Proteins encoded together in one Campylobacter anatolicus window:
- a CDS encoding protein-L-isoaspartate(D-aspartate) O-methyltransferase, which translates to MTALEREKCTKMADEIADVVQLTPALYRAFCETPREIYTPIGAHAYRLDAQPIGGNQWISSPLTVAKMTLALDIEGCDNALEIGCGSGYQAAILANLVRRVFSVERIEKLAIEAKKRFESLKIRNIHVRFDDGNNGWRSYAPFERILLSAAADSTPVHLFSQLKNGGVLVAPIKQNDKQYIIKFNKDENGNISETRLDECLFVPLLSGRE; encoded by the coding sequence ATGACAGCACTTGAGAGAGAAAAATGTACAAAAATGGCAGATGAGATAGCTGATGTAGTGCAACTTACACCTGCTTTATATAGAGCGTTTTGTGAGACACCACGTGAGATTTATACACCTATTGGAGCTCACGCATATCGTCTAGACGCTCAACCAATCGGTGGCAATCAATGGATAAGCTCACCTTTGACAGTTGCAAAGATGACTTTAGCCTTAGATATTGAAGGTTGCGATAATGCGTTAGAAATCGGCTGTGGTAGTGGATATCAAGCAGCGATTTTAGCAAATTTAGTAAGGCGAGTTTTTAGCGTTGAACGTATAGAAAAACTTGCAATAGAGGCTAAAAAACGCTTTGAAAGCCTTAAAATTCGAAATATTCACGTGAGATTTGACGATGGCAATAACGGATGGAGAAGCTACGCCCCATTTGAACGTATACTACTCTCAGCGGCGGCGGATAGCACACCTGTACATCTTTTTTCTCAGCTTAAAAATGGAGGAGTCTTAGTCGCTCCGATAAAGCAAAACGATAAACAATATATCATTAAATTTAACAAAGATGAAAACGGCAATATAAGCGAAACAAGGCTTGATGAGTGTTTGTTTGTACCACTTTTAAGTGGTCGTGAATAA